One region of Erwinia tracheiphila genomic DNA includes:
- a CDS encoding lysine N(6)-hydroxylase/L-ornithine N(5)-oxygenase family protein: MMGDFFKETDVVCIGLGPFNLSLSVLLHEAGFENYIAIEQKESFSWHEGMLLEGTTLQVPFLADLSTMVNPRSEFTYLNYLHEKNRLQKFFFFEDFKVPRREYNNYCQWACEKIKEKIIFDCAAISIKETKTGFAIQTSKGKIYTRKIVIGIGTVPYTPECVKQNKNIIHSSDFYKNQCKIKKNANITILGSGQSSAEIFKFLFNEQMENGKKKYFLNWLTRSQGLFQMEYSKFGLEFSSLDHTKFFYHGHGDKKKLVKSQAFIYKGISYSTISDIYNALYHRDINNDIDNYVLIHPFLDLIEIEQKNNIIMKFKNTRTEQNKTILTDYLICCTGYKYEIPAFLDKLKNKIKLTDKETIDLDFNYKVKYNGDGTIYVQNMEINTHGLTSPDLGYGAIRASIIANDIIGKHYYIEQKNNIFQNFD, encoded by the coding sequence ATGATGGGTGATTTTTTTAAAGAGACGGACGTAGTATGTATAGGATTAGGCCCTTTTAATTTAAGTTTATCCGTTTTACTACACGAAGCTGGGTTTGAAAACTATATAGCTATTGAGCAAAAAGAGAGTTTTAGCTGGCATGAAGGTATGCTACTAGAGGGCACAACATTACAGGTTCCTTTTTTAGCTGATTTAAGTACAATGGTAAACCCAAGAAGTGAGTTTACCTATTTGAATTATTTACATGAAAAAAATAGATTACAAAAATTTTTCTTCTTTGAAGACTTCAAAGTACCAAGAAGAGAATACAATAACTATTGTCAATGGGCTTGTGAAAAGATTAAAGAAAAAATAATTTTTGATTGTGCTGCAATATCTATTAAAGAAACAAAAACAGGCTTTGCTATACAAACATCAAAAGGAAAGATATATACTAGAAAAATTGTTATTGGTATTGGCACCGTACCCTACACGCCAGAATGTGTTAAACAAAATAAAAATATTATTCATAGTTCTGATTTTTATAAAAATCAATGTAAAATAAAGAAAAATGCTAACATAACAATTTTGGGATCGGGGCAATCTTCAGCAGAAATTTTTAAATTTTTATTCAATGAACAAATGGAGAATGGTAAGAAAAAATATTTTTTAAATTGGCTGACAAGGAGCCAGGGATTATTTCAAATGGAGTATTCTAAATTTGGCCTTGAATTTAGTTCATTGGATCACACGAAGTTTTTTTATCATGGGCATGGCGATAAAAAAAAATTAGTAAAATCTCAGGCTTTTATATACAAAGGAATAAGCTATAGCACAATATCAGACATATACAATGCTCTTTATCATCGTGATATTAATAATGACATTGATAATTATGTTCTAATACACCCATTTTTAGACTTGATAGAAATAGAACAAAAAAATAATATTATCATGAAGTTCAAAAATACTCGAACTGAACAAAATAAAACTATATTAACAGATTATCTAATATGTTGCACAGGTTACAAATACGAAATACCCGCTTTCCTGGATAAATTAAAGAACAAAATAAAACTTACAGATAAAGAAACTATAGATTTGGATTTTAATTACAAAGTTAAATACAATGGGGATGGAACTATTTATGTACAAAATATGGAAATCAACACGCATGGTTTAACATCACCAGATCTGGGATATGGTGCTATCCGCGCTTCTATTATTGCAAATGACATTATTGGTAAGCACTACTATATAGAACAAAAAAATAATATATTTCAAAATTTTGATTAG
- a CDS encoding GNAT family N-acetyltransferase, with protein MNINDVDKIVPLFKKDHEFYHATSNINDIKNYLLDRVKKNESVIYYVEDENKKTLDLTNLHPLLFSLEMKQIWLLYDLHTMAESRCQGTGTMLLNKAEELAKETESEFITLSTVKDNYVGQKLYKK; from the coding sequence ATGAATATAAACGATGTTGATAAAATAGTTCCTCTCTTTAAGAAAGATCATGAATTTTACCATGCAACATCGAATATTAATGATATTAAAAATTATCTATTAGATAGAGTAAAAAAAAATGAATCTGTTATCTATTATGTAGAGGATGAGAATAAAAAAACATTAGATCTTACAAATCTGCATCCGTTATTATTTTCTCTGGAAATGAAACAAATATGGCTGTTATATGATTTACATACAATGGCGGAATCGAGATGTCAAGGAACAGGTACAATGCTACTAAATAAAGCGGAGGAACTGGCAAAAGAAACAGAATCAGAATTTATCACATTGAGTACAGTCAAAGATAATTATGTCGGCCAGAAATTATATAAAAAATAA